A portion of the Microbacterium hominis genome contains these proteins:
- a CDS encoding SulP family inorganic anion transporter has translation MTAVIPPPDSATRYRIEPTVLQALRSPRILTREVLAGLVVALALIPEAIAFSIIAGVDPRVGLFSSFVMAVAIAFVGGRPAMITAATGAIALVVAPIAREYGMDYLVATVILGGILQIVLALLGVAKLMRFIPRSVMVGFVNALAILIFLSQLPQLIDVPWLVYPMVAVGLVIIVLLPRLTRAVPAPLVSIVLVTAAAVVFGLSVPTVGDQGALPESLPELFLLDIPFTLETLGIIAPFALGVATVGLIESLLTAKLVDDITDTHSRKSREAWGQGVANILSGAFGGMGGCAMIGQTMINVKVSGARTRISTFLAGVFLLILVVVLGDIVAIIPMAALVAVMIMVSVATFDWHSIRPSTLKRMPWSETGVMLVTVVATVWTHNLAIGVALGVVAAMVLFARRVAHFTSVSRTVSDDTSTAHYTVDGELFFASSNDLTTQFEYAADPAHVVIDMSRSHIWDASTVAALDAIATKYERHGTRVEIRGMNEATAAFHGRLTGNLGSGE, from the coding sequence ATGACCGCCGTGATCCCTCCGCCCGACAGCGCCACCCGATACCGCATCGAGCCGACCGTCCTGCAGGCCCTGCGCAGCCCCCGCATCCTCACCCGGGAGGTGCTCGCCGGGCTCGTCGTGGCGCTCGCGCTCATCCCCGAGGCGATCGCGTTCTCGATCATCGCCGGCGTCGACCCGCGCGTGGGGCTCTTCTCCTCGTTCGTGATGGCGGTCGCCATCGCGTTCGTGGGAGGTCGCCCCGCGATGATCACGGCCGCGACGGGCGCCATCGCGCTGGTGGTCGCGCCGATTGCGCGCGAGTACGGCATGGACTACCTCGTGGCCACGGTGATCCTCGGCGGCATCCTGCAGATCGTCCTCGCACTGCTCGGCGTCGCCAAGCTCATGCGTTTCATTCCGCGCAGCGTCATGGTCGGTTTCGTGAACGCCCTGGCGATCCTCATCTTCCTCTCGCAGCTGCCCCAGCTGATCGATGTGCCCTGGCTCGTCTATCCGATGGTGGCGGTGGGGCTCGTGATCATCGTGCTGCTGCCGCGGCTCACCAGGGCGGTGCCCGCGCCGCTCGTGTCGATCGTGCTCGTCACGGCCGCCGCCGTCGTGTTCGGGCTCTCGGTGCCCACCGTCGGCGACCAGGGCGCGCTGCCCGAGAGCCTCCCGGAGCTGTTCCTGCTCGACATCCCGTTCACGCTCGAGACGCTCGGGATCATCGCGCCGTTCGCGCTCGGGGTCGCCACCGTGGGGCTCATCGAGTCGCTGCTCACCGCCAAGCTCGTCGACGACATCACCGACACGCACTCCCGGAAGTCCCGCGAGGCCTGGGGGCAGGGCGTCGCCAACATCCTGTCGGGCGCCTTCGGCGGCATGGGCGGCTGCGCCATGATCGGCCAGACCATGATCAATGTGAAGGTCTCGGGCGCCCGCACGCGCATCTCGACGTTCCTGGCGGGCGTCTTCCTGCTGATCCTCGTCGTCGTGCTCGGCGACATCGTGGCGATCATCCCCATGGCGGCCCTGGTCGCGGTGATGATCATGGTGTCGGTGGCGACCTTCGACTGGCACAGCATCCGCCCGTCGACCCTGAAGCGGATGCCCTGGAGCGAGACCGGCGTCATGCTCGTCACCGTCGTCGCCACGGTCTGGACGCACAACCTCGCGATCGGCGTCGCCCTCGGCGTGGTCGCCGCGATGGTGCTGTTCGCGCGCCGTGTCGCGCACTTCACCTCGGTCTCGCGCACCGTCTCCGACGACACGTCGACTGCGCACTACACGGTCGACGGCGAGCTCTTCTTCGCGTCGAGCAATGACCTCACGACGCAGTTCGAGTACGCCGCCGACCCGGCGCACGTCGTCATCGACATGTCGCGCTCCCACATCTGGGACGCCTCCACGGTCGCGGCCCTCGACGCGATCGCGACCAAGTACGAGCGCCACGGCACCCGGGTCGAGATCCGCGGCATGAACGAGGCGACCGCTGCGTTCCACGGGCGCCTGACCGGCAACCTCGGCTCCGGCGAGTGA
- a CDS encoding esterase/lipase family protein: MTTTEPRRSPALLRGLWWAADYLYAGRRQLAILAPPWTIGRPRPVPAAWRRGGDDLPEVVLIPGVYEHWTFLIPLGDALSAAGHRVSVVHGLGINRGTVASTAHRLGGVLAQHPSPDAGRVIVAHSKGGLIAKHLLVDLESGGDQLGVRGVVAVCTPFGGSRLASVLAWDRSIRDFLPSDATILALGRATSVNARIVSVFGPYDPHIPEGSALDGATNVLVRAPGHFRVLGAAGTHEAVIAGIRLLTERE; the protein is encoded by the coding sequence ATGACCACCACCGAACCCCGCCGCTCGCCGGCGCTGCTGCGGGGATTGTGGTGGGCCGCCGACTACCTCTACGCGGGCAGACGCCAGCTCGCGATCCTCGCCCCGCCGTGGACGATCGGGCGGCCGCGGCCGGTGCCCGCGGCATGGCGCCGCGGCGGCGACGACCTCCCCGAGGTCGTGCTGATTCCCGGTGTGTACGAGCACTGGACCTTCCTGATCCCGCTCGGCGACGCCCTGAGCGCGGCCGGCCACCGCGTGAGTGTCGTGCACGGACTCGGGATCAACCGCGGCACCGTGGCGAGCACCGCGCATCGCCTCGGGGGCGTGCTCGCGCAGCATCCCTCCCCCGACGCGGGGCGCGTGATCGTGGCGCACAGCAAGGGCGGGCTCATCGCCAAGCACCTCCTCGTCGACCTCGAATCCGGCGGCGATCAGCTCGGCGTGCGGGGCGTCGTGGCGGTGTGCACGCCCTTCGGAGGCTCCCGCCTGGCGTCGGTGCTCGCGTGGGACCGCAGCATCCGCGACTTCCTCCCCTCCGACGCGACCATCCTCGCGCTGGGGCGCGCGACCTCCGTGAACGCGCGCATCGTGTCGGTGTTCGGGCCGTACGACCCGCACATCCCCGAGGGCAGCGCGCTCGACGGCGCGACGAATGTGCTCGTGCGCGCACCCGGCCACTTCCGGGTGCTCGGCGCGGCGGGCACCCACGAGGCCGTCATCGCCGGCATCCGACTTCTGACAGAACGGGAATAG
- a CDS encoding heavy metal translocating P-type ATPase has protein sequence MDAHQKHDTHADHAMHAGHSPGGSDAPGGHESHGGHGGHQGHGDHGDPGGHEAHGAHGGHGGHQGHGDHVARFRRLFWIMLVLAVPVVAFSPMFAMLLGYPLPDALWVTWISPVLGTVMYLWGGSPFLTGAVSELRSRAPGMMLLVATAITVAFVASWGASLGILHHELDFWWELALLIVIMLLGHWLEMRSLAQTTSALDSLAALLPDEAERVEGDAVVTVAPADLGVGDVVVVRPGGRVPADGTITQGRAQVDESMITGESRPVERGEGDQVVAGTVATDSGLRVRVTATGEQTALAGIQRLVADAQASTSRAQRLADRAAAWLFWFAVSAAVLTAIVWTAIGLPGDAVVRTITVLVIACPHALGLAIPLVVSIATERAARAGVLVKDRLALETMRTVDAVLFDKTGTLTAGAPAVTAVSAADGFEDDEVLALAAAAETDSEHPLARAIVTAAQERALRVPPAHDFSSSPAVGVTARVQERTVRVGGPALLADEQAGELDAAQPWHDEGATVLHVVVDGAVAGALRLSDAVRPESHDAVAALRARGIEIVMITGDAEPVAAAVAGELGIERWFAGVRPEDKADAVASLQREGRRVAMVGDGVNDAPALAQADVGLAIGAGTDVAIGSAGVILAGSDPRAVLSVIELSHASYRKMRQNLWWAAGYNLLSVPLAAGVLAPIGFVLPMSVGAILMSVSTIVVALNAQLLRRIDLTPVTLAADAAQTRETVTESARL, from the coding sequence ATGGACGCTCACCAGAAGCACGACACGCACGCAGACCACGCGATGCACGCGGGCCACTCTCCGGGCGGCAGCGACGCCCCCGGCGGGCACGAGAGCCACGGCGGGCACGGCGGCCACCAGGGCCACGGCGACCACGGTGACCCCGGCGGGCACGAGGCCCACGGCGCCCACGGCGGGCACGGCGGCCACCAGGGTCACGGCGACCACGTCGCGCGGTTCCGGCGACTGTTCTGGATCATGCTCGTGCTCGCCGTGCCGGTCGTCGCGTTCTCCCCGATGTTCGCGATGCTCCTGGGCTACCCGCTCCCCGATGCGCTGTGGGTGACGTGGATCTCGCCGGTGCTCGGCACCGTGATGTACCTGTGGGGAGGCAGCCCGTTCCTCACCGGCGCCGTCTCGGAGCTGCGCTCGCGGGCACCGGGCATGATGCTGCTGGTCGCCACCGCGATCACCGTCGCGTTCGTCGCCTCGTGGGGCGCGAGTCTCGGCATCCTCCATCACGAACTCGACTTCTGGTGGGAGCTGGCGCTGCTGATCGTGATCATGCTCCTCGGGCACTGGCTCGAGATGCGCTCGCTCGCCCAGACCACCTCCGCGCTGGACTCGCTCGCAGCCCTCCTGCCCGATGAGGCCGAGCGCGTGGAGGGCGACGCGGTCGTGACGGTGGCGCCCGCCGACCTCGGCGTCGGAGACGTCGTCGTCGTGCGACCGGGCGGGCGCGTGCCCGCCGACGGCACCATCACGCAGGGCCGGGCGCAGGTCGACGAATCGATGATCACGGGCGAGTCGCGCCCCGTCGAACGCGGCGAGGGCGACCAGGTCGTCGCCGGCACCGTCGCCACCGATTCGGGGCTGCGGGTGCGGGTGACCGCCACCGGCGAGCAGACGGCGCTCGCCGGCATCCAGCGACTCGTCGCCGACGCACAGGCCTCGACCTCGCGCGCGCAGCGGCTGGCCGACCGCGCCGCCGCCTGGCTGTTCTGGTTCGCGGTCTCGGCCGCCGTGCTCACCGCGATCGTGTGGACCGCGATCGGACTTCCCGGTGACGCGGTCGTGCGCACCATCACGGTGCTCGTGATCGCGTGCCCCCACGCGCTGGGTCTCGCGATCCCGCTCGTCGTCTCGATCGCCACCGAGCGCGCCGCGCGCGCCGGCGTGCTCGTCAAGGACCGTCTGGCCCTCGAGACCATGCGAACCGTCGACGCCGTGCTGTTCGACAAGACCGGCACGCTCACCGCGGGAGCCCCCGCGGTCACCGCGGTGAGCGCCGCCGACGGCTTCGAAGACGATGAGGTGCTGGCGCTGGCCGCCGCGGCGGAGACCGACTCGGAGCACCCGCTGGCCCGCGCGATCGTCACGGCCGCGCAGGAGCGCGCACTGCGCGTTCCGCCCGCGCACGACTTCTCCTCGTCACCCGCGGTCGGCGTGACGGCCCGGGTGCAGGAGCGCACCGTGCGCGTCGGCGGCCCCGCCCTCCTGGCCGACGAGCAGGCCGGCGAGCTGGATGCCGCGCAGCCGTGGCACGACGAGGGCGCGACCGTGCTCCACGTCGTGGTCGACGGCGCGGTGGCGGGCGCCCTGCGGCTGAGCGACGCGGTACGGCCGGAGTCGCACGACGCGGTGGCGGCCCTGCGCGCCCGCGGCATCGAGATCGTGATGATCACCGGAGACGCCGAGCCGGTCGCCGCCGCGGTCGCGGGCGAGCTCGGCATCGAACGCTGGTTCGCCGGGGTGCGCCCCGAAGACAAGGCCGACGCGGTCGCCTCGCTCCAGCGCGAGGGCCGACGGGTCGCGATGGTCGGCGACGGAGTGAACGACGCGCCCGCGCTCGCCCAGGCCGATGTCGGTCTCGCGATCGGCGCGGGCACCGATGTGGCGATCGGGTCGGCCGGGGTCATCCTCGCCGGATCCGACCCGCGCGCGGTGCTGTCGGTGATCGAGCTCTCCCACGCGAGCTACCGCAAGATGCGGCAGAACCTGTGGTGGGCCGCCGGCTACAACCTGCTCTCGGTGCCCCTCGCCGCGGGCGTGCTGGCGCCGATCGGGTTCGTGCTGCCGATGTCGGTCGGCGCGATCCTGATGTCGGTCTCGACCATCGTCGTGGCCCTCAACGCACAGCTGCTGCGCCGCATCGATCTCACCCCAGTGACCCTCGCGGCGGACGCGGCACAGACCCGCGAAACGGTCACGGAGTCGGCCCGGCTCTGA
- a CDS encoding phospholipase, with product MPHPSMTRVQRARARRRNRSFLTASVAVGAALTVVLTTGSAAATMPVTTAASIASVAAPVAAALPAAPQPVTLDSITAEAEASVADARAALRDAAAVTGEVNTSGLDLGTESTDIDVADLREAIHRLDDLDVLPVLLLPQIAEEIAAETDAVSARVDALTERLDAALEKKAAEEAAAKAAAEKAAAEKAAAEKKAAEEAARAAALAAANTPDGARATARSIAASEYGWGDGEFACLDSLWNKESNWNYQAYNASSGATGIPQSLPGSKMATAGADWQTNATTQIRWGLGYIAAAYGSPCSAWSHSVATNWY from the coding sequence GTGCCCCACCCCTCGATGACCCGCGTCCAGCGCGCCCGCGCGCGCCGGCGCAACCGCTCGTTCCTCACCGCGTCGGTCGCCGTCGGCGCCGCCCTCACCGTCGTGCTGACGACCGGATCGGCCGCCGCGACGATGCCGGTCACGACCGCGGCATCCATCGCCTCGGTCGCCGCCCCCGTCGCCGCCGCACTCCCGGCCGCCCCGCAGCCGGTGACGCTCGACTCCATCACGGCGGAGGCCGAAGCCTCGGTCGCCGACGCGCGCGCCGCGCTGCGCGACGCCGCGGCCGTGACCGGAGAGGTGAACACCTCAGGGCTCGATCTCGGCACCGAGAGCACCGACATCGACGTGGCCGACCTGCGTGAGGCGATCCACCGCCTCGACGACCTCGACGTGCTGCCTGTTCTGCTGCTCCCGCAGATCGCCGAGGAGATCGCGGCCGAGACCGACGCCGTCTCAGCACGCGTCGACGCCCTGACCGAGCGCCTCGACGCCGCCCTCGAGAAGAAGGCGGCCGAAGAGGCCGCTGCCAAGGCCGCCGCCGAGAAGGCCGCCGCCGAGAAGGCCGCGGCGGAGAAGAAGGCGGCCGAGGAGGCCGCGCGCGCGGCCGCGCTGGCCGCCGCCAACACGCCCGACGGCGCCCGCGCCACCGCCCGCAGCATCGCCGCGTCGGAATACGGCTGGGGCGACGGCGAGTTCGCGTGCCTCGACTCGCTGTGGAACAAGGAGTCGAACTGGAACTACCAGGCCTACAACGCCTCCAGCGGCGCGACCGGCATCCCGCAGTCGCTGCCCGGCAGCAAGATGGCGACGGCCGGCGCCGACTGGCAGACCAACGCCACCACCCAGATCCGCTGGGGCCTCGGCTACATCGCCGCCGCCTACGGCTCCCCCTGCAGCGCCTGGTCGCACTCGGTCGCCACGAACTGGTACTGA
- a CDS encoding M66 family metalloprotease, producing the protein MGDLDFRVPFDAEISESLVFRLGLTIGGIEVNQSVQFYDSEKHLTDPADRQGDNAQRLVAHKPAFVRVYVGSLFGASSVTGTLEVQRRMFGWLYKPVTTRSPHGSSMTSVPSSFSTTYAGIRGDLGETLNFVIPAAYMYGNLRLIARVKTANRTAERTINVSVTLRQTLRLAGVMISYNGPASMAPNAPNLQLAAPTLADLQNMSGTSLSLFPVESTAQFRVAGNLVQTNHLQDSSFPPSGCGTQWNALHARVANVRTADGNQPGWIYYGLLPSGTPMGPVGGCGGGGVAVGPINQPWTLAHEAGHAAGLPHAPSGGAPNPDPNFPPYEPYDPAGVAQGRTGEYGIDVSAAAVKSPATFRDVMGYATPKWISPYNYGRLTDNAQFSPRTVGIDEPWWHDLVWEELPRIPKIPIPDPPPFDFDLELPVFPPLDKKRVISVIVHVDGGTIGERVQVARVAAHPQLPAAGATPFTVRLLDEGGEVIATGEVVRLTTSAGGCGGCGDKPGGRPPASYVAQAFLPDVAPGAALEIVARGETVWRREASGEEPWVRVAEPEEFREGISVWWESSPAEEYWIRYSRDGEEWSSVATEVTEQKVSLPTGTLPVGEGYLQVVAHDGFASAESEPVRVWVREREPAITIQHPKDGYTYQAGVEVRLWASVLDASAEDIEGAEWTIDGEPVARGLDEWVALSEGKHEIAVAVGKGRSEIVVQAVGREDQRRRAES; encoded by the coding sequence GTGGGCGATCTCGACTTCCGAGTGCCGTTCGACGCCGAAATCTCCGAGTCCCTGGTGTTCCGACTGGGGCTCACGATCGGTGGGATCGAGGTGAATCAATCCGTCCAGTTCTACGACTCCGAGAAGCATCTGACCGATCCCGCGGACAGGCAGGGTGACAACGCGCAGCGGCTCGTGGCCCACAAACCCGCGTTCGTGCGGGTCTACGTCGGGAGCCTGTTCGGCGCCTCGAGCGTCACGGGCACTCTCGAGGTGCAGCGGCGCATGTTCGGCTGGCTGTACAAGCCGGTCACCACCCGGTCGCCGCACGGTTCGTCGATGACCTCGGTGCCCTCGTCGTTCTCGACGACGTATGCGGGCATCCGCGGCGATCTCGGCGAAACGCTGAACTTCGTGATCCCGGCGGCCTACATGTACGGCAACCTCAGGCTCATCGCGCGCGTGAAGACCGCGAACCGCACCGCGGAGCGCACGATCAACGTGTCGGTGACGCTTCGCCAGACGCTGCGGCTGGCCGGCGTGATGATCTCGTACAACGGGCCGGCGAGCATGGCGCCCAATGCGCCGAACCTGCAGCTGGCGGCTCCCACGCTCGCCGATCTGCAGAACATGTCGGGCACGTCGCTGTCGCTGTTCCCGGTGGAATCGACCGCGCAGTTCCGCGTGGCCGGCAACCTCGTGCAGACCAATCACCTGCAGGATTCGTCCTTCCCGCCGAGCGGCTGCGGCACCCAATGGAACGCCCTGCACGCCCGGGTCGCGAACGTGCGCACGGCCGACGGCAACCAGCCGGGATGGATCTACTACGGCCTCCTGCCCAGCGGCACGCCGATGGGGCCGGTCGGCGGCTGCGGCGGCGGGGGTGTGGCGGTCGGGCCGATCAACCAGCCGTGGACGCTGGCGCACGAGGCCGGTCACGCCGCAGGTCTTCCGCACGCGCCGTCGGGTGGGGCGCCGAATCCCGACCCGAACTTCCCACCGTACGAGCCGTACGATCCCGCGGGCGTGGCCCAGGGGCGCACGGGCGAGTACGGCATCGACGTGAGCGCCGCCGCGGTGAAGTCGCCGGCGACGTTCCGCGACGTCATGGGATACGCGACGCCGAAGTGGATCTCGCCCTACAACTACGGCCGGCTCACCGACAACGCGCAGTTCTCGCCACGCACGGTGGGCATCGACGAGCCGTGGTGGCACGATCTGGTGTGGGAGGAGCTGCCGCGGATCCCGAAGATCCCGATCCCCGACCCGCCTCCGTTCGACTTCGACCTGGAGCTGCCCGTGTTCCCACCACTCGACAAGAAGCGCGTGATCTCGGTCATCGTGCACGTCGACGGCGGCACGATCGGCGAGCGCGTGCAGGTGGCGCGCGTCGCCGCCCATCCCCAGCTCCCCGCGGCCGGCGCGACGCCGTTCACCGTGCGGCTGCTCGACGAAGGGGGCGAGGTGATCGCCACGGGCGAGGTCGTGCGCCTGACCACGAGCGCCGGGGGCTGCGGGGGCTGCGGCGACAAGCCCGGCGGTCGCCCCCCAGCGTCGTACGTCGCGCAGGCCTTCCTGCCCGACGTCGCACCGGGGGCGGCGCTCGAGATCGTCGCCCGGGGCGAGACCGTGTGGCGTCGGGAGGCGTCGGGCGAGGAGCCCTGGGTGCGAGTGGCCGAGCCCGAGGAGTTCCGCGAGGGCATCAGCGTCTGGTGGGAGTCCTCGCCGGCCGAGGAGTACTGGATCCGCTACTCCCGCGACGGCGAGGAATGGTCGTCGGTGGCCACCGAGGTGACCGAGCAGAAGGTGAGCCTGCCGACCGGCACGCTTCCGGTCGGCGAGGGGTATCTGCAGGTGGTGGCGCACGACGGCTTCGCGTCGGCGGAGTCCGAGCCGGTGCGCGTGTGGGTTCGCGAGCGCGAGCCCGCGATCACCATCCAGCACCCGAAGGACGGCTACACCTACCAGGCCGGTGTCGAGGTGCGTCTGTGGGCGTCGGTGCTCGATGCGTCCGCCGAGGACATCGAGGGCGCCGAGTGGACGATCGACGGCGAGCCGGTCGCGCGCGGGCTCGATGAGTGGGTCGCGCTGTCCGAGGGCAAGCACGAGATCGCGGTCGCCGTCGGCAAGGGCCGGTCCGAGATCGTCGTCCAGGCCGTCGGCCGCGAGGACCAGCGCCGTCGCGCCGAGTCCTGA
- a CDS encoding GNAT family N-acetyltransferase produces the protein MSFTLRAPVPDDAGALVDLHVATWREAYAHLLPEGFFTPEYIAGRRRMWDLVLAHPGDDARIRLAEAGDELIGFGWAGTAIAVAGKEPTRQLQLFALYVRAAHYGTGVGQALLDDVVGPGPALLWVAAQNPRAIAFYRRNGFAFDGVEVVDPGAPWITDARMVR, from the coding sequence GTGAGCTTCACCCTCCGCGCCCCGGTTCCCGACGACGCCGGCGCGCTGGTCGATCTGCACGTCGCGACGTGGCGTGAGGCATACGCGCACCTGCTCCCGGAAGGGTTCTTCACCCCGGAGTACATCGCGGGTCGGCGCCGCATGTGGGACCTCGTGCTCGCACACCCGGGTGACGATGCGCGGATCCGCCTCGCCGAAGCGGGCGACGAGCTCATCGGGTTCGGGTGGGCGGGCACCGCGATCGCCGTCGCGGGCAAGGAGCCCACGAGACAGCTCCAGCTGTTCGCCCTCTACGTGCGCGCCGCGCACTACGGCACCGGGGTCGGTCAGGCGCTGCTCGACGACGTCGTCGGCCCGGGGCCGGCCCTCCTCTGGGTCGCCGCGCAGAATCCTCGTGCGATCGCCTTCTACCGTCGCAACGGCTTCGCCTTCGACGGGGTCGAGGTCGTCGACCCGGGTGCGCCGTGGATCACCGATGCCCGCATGGTCCGGTGA
- a CDS encoding MarR family winged helix-turn-helix transcriptional regulator, which yields MTDRRLAVDAWESLFRAQYEVFAEISADFDGSDLTQAEYDVLLTVTRAPEMTARLRDVTRNMLISQPSVSRLVDRMAARGLLSKCSDPDDGRGALVTATPIGASAFHALALSHGRSIAQRMSVLSDSELAELQALTAKLRGRGLRD from the coding sequence ATGACCGACCGCCGCCTGGCCGTGGATGCGTGGGAGAGCCTCTTCCGCGCGCAGTACGAGGTGTTCGCCGAGATCAGCGCCGACTTCGACGGCAGCGACCTCACGCAGGCCGAGTACGACGTGCTCCTCACCGTCACGCGCGCGCCCGAGATGACGGCGCGACTGCGCGATGTCACGCGCAACATGCTCATCAGCCAGCCGAGCGTCTCGCGGCTGGTCGACCGCATGGCCGCGCGCGGACTGCTGTCGAAGTGCAGCGATCCCGACGACGGCCGCGGAGCACTGGTGACCGCCACCCCGATCGGCGCGTCGGCGTTCCACGCGCTCGCGCTCTCCCACGGGCGTTCGATCGCGCAGCGCATGTCCGTGCTGTCCGACTCGGAACTCGCGGAACTCCAGGCCCTCACCGCGAAGCTGCGCGGGCGAGGACTCCGCGACTGA
- a CDS encoding Hsp20/alpha crystallin family protein yields the protein MATYDPFRDLDRLAAGIFDVRRGPRRMPMDLYRDGDHYVLTADLPGIDPGSVDIDVDGQLLTIRAERTLPSGEGVKWITREREAATFLRQLNLGQGVDTDRISAAYAHGVLSVTIPVSEKAKPRKISVSTEREGEVLRAHESTDEPQPVEQ from the coding sequence ATGGCAACGTATGACCCGTTCCGTGACCTCGACCGCCTCGCTGCGGGCATCTTCGACGTGCGCCGCGGCCCGCGCCGCATGCCGATGGACCTCTATCGCGACGGCGACCACTACGTGCTGACCGCCGACCTCCCCGGCATCGACCCGGGCTCGGTCGACATCGACGTGGACGGCCAGCTGCTCACGATCCGTGCCGAGCGCACGCTCCCCAGCGGAGAGGGCGTGAAGTGGATCACCCGCGAGCGCGAAGCCGCCACCTTCCTGCGTCAGCTCAACCTCGGCCAGGGCGTCGACACCGACCGCATCTCGGCTGCGTACGCCCACGGCGTGCTGAGCGTGACGATCCCGGTGAGCGAGAAGGCCAAGCCGCGCAAGATCTCCGTCTCCACCGAGCGTGAGGGTGAAGTGCTGCGCGCCCACGAGTCCACCGACGAGCCTCAGCCCGTCGAGCAGTAA
- a CDS encoding L-serine ammonia-lyase, iron-sulfur-dependent, subunit alpha — translation MSAYVSAFELFSIGVGPSSSHTVGPMRAARDFVVRLREQGLLDRVERVTCALYGSLGATGIGHGTPDAVVAGWQGHEPETVDPDAVRGAWLHWRDGRALSLLERHSIGFHRDDVRFVPRTRLPAHSNGMVLEAWDRVDAGPARVAEDRVRLTGPGYARGIPAPGSDEGLVLRETYYSVGGGFIRREGESPRVQAHPYPLDFASAEQLLELCDERGITIAEAARLNEEALRSDEEIAAGLDAIWDAMASCVESGLHARGVLPGALGVKRRAAAIRAQLDAAESEGRRELPGEWLGAFALAVNEENAAGGRVVTAPTNGAAGIVPAVAMYWWRFLADSGLGSGNAVTPYGELVGSALLGYDGHVAGPSEVASWDESQVADANRRRGIRRYLLTAAALGSLFKANASISGAEGGCQAEVGSACAMAAGGLTAVMGGTNRQIENAAEIAMEHHLGLTCDPVGGLVQIPCIERNAIAASTAVTAARLALRGDGSHFVSLDAVVETMRQTGIDMSTKYKETSEGGLAVNVIEC, via the coding sequence TCCTCGACCGCGTCGAGCGCGTCACGTGCGCGCTGTACGGCTCGCTCGGAGCGACCGGCATCGGCCACGGCACCCCCGACGCGGTCGTCGCCGGCTGGCAGGGCCACGAGCCCGAGACCGTCGACCCCGATGCGGTGCGGGGCGCGTGGCTGCACTGGCGCGACGGGCGTGCGCTCTCGCTGCTGGAGCGCCATTCGATCGGCTTCCACCGCGACGACGTGCGCTTCGTCCCGCGTACGCGGCTGCCCGCGCACTCCAACGGCATGGTGCTCGAGGCATGGGACCGGGTGGATGCCGGCCCCGCCCGCGTGGCCGAAGACCGGGTGCGTCTCACCGGGCCGGGCTACGCGCGCGGCATCCCGGCGCCCGGCAGCGACGAGGGACTCGTGCTGCGCGAGACGTACTACTCGGTGGGCGGCGGGTTCATCAGGCGCGAGGGGGAGTCGCCGCGCGTGCAGGCGCACCCCTACCCGCTGGACTTCGCCAGCGCCGAGCAGCTGCTCGAACTGTGCGACGAGCGCGGCATCACGATCGCCGAGGCCGCACGCCTGAACGAGGAGGCGCTGCGCTCCGACGAGGAGATCGCCGCGGGACTCGACGCGATCTGGGACGCCATGGCGTCCTGCGTGGAATCGGGCCTGCATGCGCGCGGGGTGCTGCCCGGTGCACTCGGGGTGAAGCGGCGGGCCGCGGCCATCCGCGCGCAGCTCGACGCGGCCGAGTCCGAGGGGCGCCGCGAGCTTCCCGGTGAGTGGCTCGGGGCGTTCGCGCTCGCCGTCAACGAGGAGAACGCCGCCGGCGGACGCGTCGTGACCGCCCCCACCAACGGCGCCGCCGGCATCGTGCCCGCCGTCGCGATGTACTGGTGGCGCTTCCTCGCCGACTCGGGGCTCGGCTCCGGCAACGCGGTCACGCCGTACGGAGAGCTCGTGGGCAGCGCCCTGCTCGGCTATGACGGCCACGTCGCCGGCCCGTCGGAGGTGGCGTCGTGGGATGAGTCGCAGGTCGCCGACGCGAACCGCCGGCGCGGCATCCGTCGGTATCTCCTCACGGCGGCGGCACTCGGGTCGCTCTTCAAGGCGAACGCCTCGATCTCGGGCGCCGAAGGCGGCTGCCAGGCCGAAGTGGGCTCGGCGTGCGCCATGGCGGCGGGCGGGCTCACGGCCGTGATGGGCGGCACCAACCGCCAGATCGAGAACGCCGCCGAGATCGCCATGGAGCACCACCTCGGACTCACCTGCGACCCGGTCGGCGGGCTCGTGCAGATCCCGTGCATCGAGCGCAACGCCATTGCCGCCTCGACAGCCGTCACCGCCGCGCGCCTCGCGCTGCGCGGCGATGGCTCGCACTTCGTCTCGCTCGACGCCGTCGTCGAGACGATGCGCCAGACCGGCATCGACATGTCCACGAAGTACAAGGAGACGAGCGAGGGCGGCCTCGCGGTCAACGTCATCGAGTGCTGA